In one window of Bifidobacterium crudilactis DNA:
- a CDS encoding glycerophosphodiester phosphodiesterase family protein, with the protein MSFGKNVRRLIFAGAAAAGLGAWALAPRGPRGRSNAGVSATPNGIPGQEIYEDSPIPNVHFAHRGLHDAGSGLTAGYLAESVDYVTLAREMAQKAGYGVGVSGVIAPENSLASFAAACEAGFGIELDLQLTKDGHVVVVHDDNLARVAGVNRNIADLTYAQLCRIPLFPRPAKAGDARVETVSEDIPEAQSGDEYAQYVPLLTEVLAVVDGRVPLIVEYKMGEDFDEELMTRGDAILRGYQGPYVIESFHPMAVNWYRNHRPEVCRGQLAEAESFACGNVREVKRTLAGSLLFNWLGRPDFVAFDWHGGDGFPVRSARSLGAITVSWTVRSSAEQEASDPYFDYMIFESFVPLA; encoded by the coding sequence ATGAGCTTCGGGAAAAACGTTCGTAGGCTGATATTCGCAGGTGCCGCAGCAGCGGGACTGGGCGCTTGGGCACTCGCGCCGAGAGGTCCTCGGGGAAGATCCAATGCAGGGGTCAGCGCCACCCCCAACGGCATACCGGGTCAGGAGATTTACGAAGACAGTCCCATACCCAACGTGCATTTTGCTCACCGCGGCCTGCATGATGCCGGTTCAGGCCTTACCGCCGGGTACCTTGCGGAGAGCGTCGATTACGTCACGCTCGCCAGGGAGATGGCCCAGAAGGCCGGATACGGCGTGGGTGTTTCCGGGGTTATCGCACCGGAGAATTCCCTGGCCTCATTCGCGGCGGCCTGCGAGGCCGGATTCGGCATCGAACTGGACCTGCAGCTGACCAAGGATGGGCATGTCGTCGTCGTGCATGACGACAATCTGGCCAGGGTCGCCGGTGTCAATCGCAACATTGCCGATCTGACCTACGCGCAGCTCTGCAGGATTCCACTCTTCCCACGCCCTGCCAAAGCAGGCGATGCTCGCGTCGAGACGGTGAGCGAGGACATCCCCGAGGCGCAGAGCGGTGACGAGTATGCGCAGTACGTGCCCTTGCTGACGGAAGTGCTCGCAGTGGTGGATGGCCGAGTTCCCCTGATTGTCGAATACAAGATGGGGGAGGACTTCGACGAGGAACTGATGACCCGTGGAGATGCCATACTTCGTGGATATCAGGGGCCATACGTAATCGAGTCCTTCCATCCGATGGCCGTGAACTGGTATCGGAATCATCGTCCCGAGGTGTGCAGAGGACAGCTGGCGGAAGCCGAATCCTTCGCATGCGGCAATGTTCGGGAAGTCAAACGCACCTTGGCCGGAAGCCTGTTGTTCAACTGGTTGGGACGTCCCGATTTCGTCGCCTTCGACTGGCATGGCGGCGATGGCTTCCCGGTGCGAAGCGCTCGTTCGCTCGGAGCGATTACCGTTTCTTGGACGGTTCGCAGCAGCGCCGAACAAGAGGCATCGGACCCGTACTTCGACTATATGATTTTTGAGTCCTTCGTGCCGCTCGCATAG
- a CDS encoding ABC1 kinase family protein: MTSQGHRVPKNPTDASQDRMQHAAAVPGSYRASTVDDDMLRTQTIGLFGSKTQQTNPDTYHLTALGKMRRLWQIARIATRFDVVRGLTPVTMRLMLEALGPTFVKVGQILSMRSEILPDAFCKELSKLRANADPMPYQTVVNTLAREYGRPVEEVFSRIDPTPLGSASLAQVHRAKLVSGEDVAIKVQRPGVREIMAQDIDIMRSFAKVATRFARSAQILDLKGVVEELWETFQTETDFMMEARNLEDFRDFCKDYAYIDCPRPYMGLCTQHVVVMDYVDGISVSHPKELVKAGYDLEEIGMKLVDNYATQVLDVGFFHADPHPGNILIDGGRIVFIDLGMTGRLDSSTRSALRDMLYAVARQDSPSLANALLRFAGSDQQRADDYSSLLGDLDAVIERFGTIALAELNIGEFFNALMQLARRHAVEVPSTVTTVARGLVTLEGTLDEFLPSTNMIAIISQHILASKTTGERVKEETSALLNQGNLALHGLLAALGETKTATKMLTRGQTKINIELVGSEQPLQQLSDMVNRITMALIVVGLYVGSSIVYFAGIKPVIFGIPVIGLMGYVVAFILSVWIVFDIMRKNRAVKRH; this comes from the coding sequence ATGACCTCTCAAGGGCATCGGGTTCCGAAGAACCCGACCGACGCATCTCAGGACCGTATGCAGCATGCTGCCGCGGTTCCCGGGTCATATCGCGCTTCCACGGTAGATGACGACATGCTCCGCACACAGACCATCGGACTGTTCGGCAGCAAAACGCAGCAGACGAATCCGGATACGTACCATCTCACCGCTCTGGGCAAGATGCGGCGCCTGTGGCAGATAGCGAGAATCGCCACGCGCTTCGACGTTGTCAGAGGACTGACGCCGGTGACGATGCGACTGATGCTGGAGGCTCTTGGGCCGACCTTCGTGAAGGTCGGGCAGATTCTTTCGATGAGGTCCGAAATACTGCCGGACGCCTTCTGCAAGGAACTATCGAAGCTTCGCGCGAACGCCGACCCGATGCCCTACCAGACAGTCGTCAACACTCTCGCACGGGAGTACGGGCGTCCTGTCGAGGAGGTGTTCTCGCGGATAGACCCGACTCCTCTGGGGTCGGCATCCCTCGCCCAGGTTCACCGGGCAAAACTCGTGAGCGGCGAAGACGTCGCCATCAAGGTGCAGCGTCCCGGCGTGCGTGAGATCATGGCTCAGGACATCGACATCATGCGTTCCTTCGCTAAGGTGGCGACCCGCTTCGCCCGAAGCGCACAGATACTCGACCTCAAAGGTGTGGTCGAGGAGCTCTGGGAGACCTTCCAGACCGAAACCGATTTCATGATGGAGGCCCGTAATCTCGAGGACTTCCGGGATTTCTGCAAGGACTACGCCTACATCGACTGTCCGCGTCCATATATGGGGCTGTGCACGCAGCACGTGGTCGTCATGGATTACGTGGACGGAATCTCCGTCTCGCACCCCAAGGAACTGGTGAAGGCAGGATACGATCTCGAGGAAATCGGGATGAAACTGGTGGACAACTATGCCACCCAGGTGCTGGATGTGGGCTTCTTCCATGCCGACCCTCATCCGGGGAACATTCTCATCGACGGCGGACGCATCGTGTTCATCGATTTGGGGATGACGGGCAGACTCGATTCGAGCACCCGTTCCGCTCTGCGGGATATGCTCTACGCCGTGGCGCGGCAGGACTCCCCATCGCTGGCGAACGCCCTGCTGCGTTTCGCCGGTTCGGACCAGCAGCGTGCCGACGACTACTCATCACTGCTGGGCGATCTCGACGCCGTCATCGAACGTTTCGGCACCATCGCACTGGCGGAACTCAATATCGGCGAGTTCTTCAATGCGCTGATGCAACTGGCCCGCAGGCACGCGGTTGAGGTCCCCAGCACGGTGACCACCGTCGCACGCGGTCTCGTCACCTTGGAAGGCACCCTCGACGAGTTTCTCCCCTCGACGAATATGATTGCGATTATTTCGCAGCACATTCTGGCCTCGAAGACCACCGGCGAACGGGTCAAGGAGGAAACGAGCGCATTGCTCAATCAGGGCAACCTGGCGTTGCATGGCCTGCTTGCCGCACTGGGCGAGACGAAGACCGCAACGAAGATGCTCACCCGAGGACAGACGAAAATCAACATCGAGCTGGTGGGGTCGGAGCAGCCGCTGCAGCAACTCTCCGATATGGTCAACCGGATTACGATGGCATTGATTGTCGTAGGTCTGTATGTGGGGTCGTCCATCGTGTATTTCGCGGGAATCAAGCCGGTCATATTCGGCATTCCGGTCATCGGGCTGATGGGCTACGTGGTGGCGTTCATCCTTTCCGTCTGGATTGTCTTCGACATCATGCGGAAGAACAGGGCGGTCAAACGTCACTGA
- a CDS encoding amino acid ABC transporter permease, translated as MGADLSHLLNTYGMQFLSSYWVSLQIALLAFAGGFLLGTLLTVARVSPIPPLRGAVNVYVETFRNAPVLCVLIFIVYALPDLGVVIDYEPSVIIALILVSSAFACDNLRTGINTIDAGQIEAARALGMGFTSIVGSVVLPQAFRSVIQPMVTLFISVVISSSAGSLVPLAHKELTGLVAEINNHEALGVLTFLVASLLYVFTGLIIAFFGRRVERRLAIWR; from the coding sequence ATGGGAGCTGATCTCAGCCATCTACTGAATACATATGGCATGCAGTTCTTAAGCAGTTACTGGGTCTCTTTGCAGATCGCGCTGTTGGCATTCGCCGGTGGATTTCTGCTCGGCACCTTGTTGACGGTCGCCCGAGTGAGCCCGATACCGCCTTTACGAGGCGCAGTCAACGTATACGTCGAGACCTTTCGCAATGCGCCGGTGCTTTGCGTGCTGATTTTTATTGTCTACGCACTTCCCGATCTCGGCGTGGTCATCGACTATGAGCCCAGCGTGATCATCGCACTCATTCTGGTGTCGTCGGCATTCGCCTGCGATAATCTGCGCACAGGCATCAACACCATCGATGCAGGGCAGATCGAAGCCGCCCGCGCTCTGGGCATGGGGTTCACCTCCATCGTGGGTTCCGTCGTCCTTCCTCAGGCCTTCCGCAGTGTCATACAGCCGATGGTGACCCTGTTCATCTCGGTGGTCATCAGTTCCTCGGCCGGTTCCCTGGTGCCTTTGGCGCACAAGGAGCTGACCGGTCTCGTCGCCGAAATAAACAACCATGAGGCGCTGGGAGTGCTGACCTTCCTGGTCGCCTCCTTGCTGTACGTATTCACCGGCCTGATTATTGCCTTCTTCGGCCGCAGAGTTGAGAGGAGGCTCGCGATATGGCGATGA
- the upp gene encoding uracil phosphoribosyltransferase — protein sequence MELHVLQHPLVEHKLTVLRNKNTPSNTFRELVSELVMLEAYEATRNLAISDYPIETPVASMVGKKLSTPRPMVVPVLRAGLGMLDGMTRLVPTAEVGFLGMKRDENTLDIVTYANRLPEDLSGRQCFLLDPMLATGGTLIAATHYLAERGAKDVTAINIIAAPEGLDRLREEIDPSIDFKVVVCAVDEKLNEKSYIVPGLGDAGDRLYGVID from the coding sequence ATGGAATTACACGTACTGCAGCACCCTCTGGTGGAGCATAAGCTCACCGTCCTGCGAAATAAGAACACCCCCTCCAACACCTTCCGCGAACTCGTCAGCGAGCTGGTCATGCTGGAAGCCTATGAAGCCACCCGCAACCTCGCCATCTCCGACTACCCCATCGAAACTCCGGTGGCTTCGATGGTCGGCAAGAAGCTCAGCACGCCAAGGCCCATGGTCGTACCCGTCCTGCGCGCCGGTCTGGGCATGCTCGATGGCATGACCCGCCTCGTGCCGACGGCCGAGGTCGGATTCCTCGGCATGAAACGCGATGAGAACACACTCGACATCGTCACCTATGCGAACAGGCTGCCGGAGGACCTTTCCGGCCGTCAGTGCTTCCTGCTCGACCCGATGCTCGCCACCGGCGGCACGCTGATCGCCGCCACCCACTATCTCGCCGAGCGCGGGGCAAAGGACGTCACGGCGATCAACATCATCGCCGCACCCGAGGGCCTCGACCGTCTGCGCGAGGAAATCGACCCCAGCATCGACTTCAAGGTCGTGGTTTGCGCGGTGGACGAGAAGCTGAACGAGAAATCCTACATCGTACCCGGCCTGGGCGATGCCGGTGACCGTCTCTACGGCGTCATCGACTGA
- a CDS encoding amino acid ABC transporter permease translates to MAMTRTERALFEIGGPKARRRIIVGTVISAILLALLLAWVVYRFYEKGQLDYRYWYFFGQSNVLAFLGAGLVGTLRAALGAGAIALVAGMLLMLCRTSSIRPLSWIATTIIEFLRGTPTLLFIYFLFLVPAQFGLHMSTYWMVVIPTSAYASAVLAEVYRAGVAAVPSGQKEAGISLGLADSQNFRYIVMPQMLRIVTPTLVAQLVVVVKDTTFGYVVTYPELMVNAKVVIANFSSLVPVYLVVAIVYVLINYAISRFANWLSHRNSIDILV, encoded by the coding sequence ATGGCGATGACACGTACGGAACGTGCATTATTCGAAATCGGCGGGCCCAAGGCTCGTCGCCGTATCATCGTCGGCACCGTCATCAGTGCGATTCTGCTGGCCCTGCTGCTTGCCTGGGTGGTATACCGCTTCTACGAGAAGGGCCAGCTCGACTACCGGTATTGGTACTTCTTCGGGCAGTCCAACGTGCTGGCCTTCCTCGGTGCGGGCCTGGTCGGAACTTTGCGTGCCGCCTTGGGAGCCGGCGCGATCGCTCTCGTGGCAGGCATGCTGCTGATGCTCTGCCGTACCTCCTCAATCAGACCGTTGTCGTGGATCGCCACCACGATCATCGAATTCCTGAGGGGCACGCCGACCCTGCTGTTCATTTACTTCCTCTTCCTCGTTCCCGCGCAGTTCGGCCTGCACATGAGCACGTATTGGATGGTGGTCATTCCGACCTCCGCGTATGCCTCCGCCGTCCTCGCGGAAGTGTACAGGGCAGGTGTCGCCGCCGTGCCCAGCGGTCAGAAGGAAGCGGGGATATCCCTTGGCCTGGCTGATTCGCAGAACTTCCGCTATATCGTCATGCCGCAGATGCTGCGTATCGTGACGCCGACCTTGGTGGCGCAGCTGGTCGTAGTGGTGAAGGACACGACATTCGGATATGTGGTGACCTATCCCGAGCTGATGGTGAATGCCAAGGTGGTCATTGCCAACTTCAGCAGTCTGGTTCCCGTGTATCTGGTTGTCGCGATTGTCTATGTGCTCATCAACTACGCGATTTCCCGTTTCGCCAACTGGCTGTCTCACCGCAACAGCATCGATATTCTGGTCTGA
- a CDS encoding glutamate ABC transporter substrate-binding protein, with translation MSMFALGTRLSKKVATTAAAVMVVTGLAVVAACGEAPAPSASSTNSSVNPDLDTAAYTKIIDGGETADSATVEGNAWAKAVKDAGVLKVGGTKTSTLFSLQSTSDNQVRGFDAGLSQLLAKYIIGKSNTELTVVDSSTRESVLQNGTVNSVFATYSITDERKQKIDFAGPYYVSQQAILVKKSTNDISGVKDLDGKKVGVQAGSTGPDVVKENAPKATVQEFQTDDEITQALRQGRIDAYVVDQTLLLGDVVKNPNDFKIVGEPFGDKDPYGIGLPKGSDAAEFVNAWLKKIEADGTWAKLWKVAIGDRTGVTEVPTPPSIE, from the coding sequence ATGTCTATGTTTGCATTGGGTACCAGATTGTCCAAGAAAGTCGCGACCACGGCCGCAGCCGTGATGGTGGTCACCGGATTGGCCGTTGTCGCAGCGTGCGGCGAAGCGCCCGCGCCTTCGGCATCCAGCACCAACAGCTCGGTGAATCCTGATTTGGATACCGCTGCCTACACGAAAATCATCGACGGTGGAGAGACCGCGGACTCCGCTACGGTGGAAGGCAATGCCTGGGCAAAGGCCGTCAAGGATGCAGGCGTCCTCAAGGTCGGCGGTACCAAGACCTCGACCTTGTTCTCCTTGCAGTCCACCAGCGACAATCAGGTACGCGGCTTCGATGCCGGACTTTCCCAGCTGCTCGCCAAGTACATCATCGGCAAGTCGAATACCGAGCTGACCGTGGTCGACTCGTCGACCCGTGAGAGCGTGCTGCAGAACGGCACCGTGAACTCCGTGTTCGCCACCTACTCGATTACCGATGAGCGCAAGCAGAAGATTGATTTCGCAGGACCGTATTACGTATCCCAGCAGGCGATTCTGGTGAAGAAGTCCACCAACGATATTTCCGGCGTCAAGGACCTCGACGGCAAGAAAGTCGGTGTCCAGGCTGGTTCGACAGGCCCCGATGTGGTCAAGGAGAATGCGCCGAAGGCCACGGTCCAGGAATTCCAGACCGACGATGAGATTACGCAGGCGCTGCGCCAGGGCCGTATCGATGCCTATGTCGTGGATCAGACGCTGCTGCTGGGCGATGTCGTCAAGAACCCCAACGACTTCAAGATCGTCGGAGAACCATTCGGCGACAAGGACCCCTACGGCATCGGATTGCCGAAGGGCTCGGACGCCGCTGAATTCGTCAATGCCTGGTTGAAGAAGATCGAAGCAGACGGCACTTGGGCGAAGCTGTGGAAGGTTGCCATCGGCGACCGTACCGGTGTGACCGAGGTTCCGACGCCTCCTTCCATCGAGTAG